A part of Pseudomonas sp. HR96 genomic DNA contains:
- the argC gene encoding N-acetyl-gamma-glutamyl-phosphate reductase, whose amino-acid sequence MKAKVFIDGEHGTTGLQIRTRLAGRDDIEVLSIPEAERRNKDLRADYLRAADVAILCLPDDASREAVALLEGHDSTRIIDTSTAFRVHPDWAYGFAELEKDQGARIAAARGVANPGCYPTGAIALVRPLRDAGLLAADHGITVNAVSGYTGGGKQMIAQFEDPANPDPISSSQFVYGLGLTHKHVAELAKHGRLERRPLFSPSVARFPQGMIVQVPLFLADLKGKPSLADVHAALAAHYQHQSIVEVVSLEQSAALTRVEAEELAGQDTMKLFVFGTPGQEHVNLVALLDNLGKGASGAAVQNLDLMLKGVAV is encoded by the coding sequence ATGAAAGCAAAGGTCTTCATCGACGGCGAACACGGCACCACAGGCCTCCAGATCCGTACCCGGCTGGCCGGGCGCGACGACATCGAGGTGCTTTCGATTCCCGAGGCCGAGCGCCGCAACAAGGACCTGCGTGCCGACTACCTGCGCGCCGCCGACGTGGCCATCTTGTGCCTGCCCGATGATGCCTCCCGTGAAGCGGTTGCCCTGCTCGAAGGCCACGACAGCACGCGCATCATCGACACCTCCACCGCCTTTCGCGTGCACCCGGACTGGGCCTACGGTTTCGCCGAGCTGGAAAAAGACCAGGGCGCACGCATCGCCGCGGCCCGTGGCGTGGCCAACCCCGGCTGCTACCCCACCGGCGCCATCGCCCTGGTGCGGCCGTTGCGCGACGCCGGCTTGCTGGCGGCCGACCACGGCATCACGGTCAATGCGGTGTCCGGTTACACCGGCGGCGGCAAGCAGATGATTGCCCAGTTCGAAGACCCGGCCAACCCCGATCCCATCAGCTCCAGCCAGTTCGTGTATGGCCTGGGCCTGACCCACAAGCACGTCGCCGAGCTGGCCAAGCATGGCCGTCTGGAGCGTCGCCCGCTGTTCAGCCCCAGCGTCGCGCGGTTCCCCCAGGGCATGATCGTGCAGGTGCCGCTGTTCCTCGCCGACCTCAAGGGCAAACCGTCGCTGGCCGACGTTCACGCGGCACTGGCCGCGCACTACCAGCATCAGTCCATCGTCGAGGTGGTGTCGCTGGAGCAGAGCGCCGCGCTGACCCGCGTCGAGGCCGAAGAACTGGCGGGCCAGGACACCATGAAACTGTTCGTCTTCGGCACCCCGGGGCAGGAGCATGTGAACCTGGTGGCCCTGCTCGACAACCTCGGCAAAGGTGCCTCGGGCGCGGCGGTGCAGAACCTTGACCTGATGTTGAAAGGGGTGGCGGTTTAA
- a CDS encoding helix-turn-helix domain-containing protein → MSAFFPVSCRDALSRAGLLVKARRLALGLRQSDLKQSLRVSEHTLRKIESGSENVDLRAFMLVLWRLGIDRTVFNALEGIEGSSLMTGYHPVDTSATELTAKRVRLKKPKAEDF, encoded by the coding sequence ATGTCTGCTTTTTTTCCCGTATCCTGCCGTGATGCGCTCAGTCGCGCAGGCCTGCTAGTCAAGGCCCGACGCTTGGCGTTGGGCCTGCGCCAGAGCGACCTCAAGCAATCGCTAAGAGTGTCCGAACATACCCTGCGCAAGATCGAGTCCGGCTCGGAAAATGTCGACCTGCGGGCATTCATGCTGGTCTTGTGGCGGCTAGGGATTGATCGCACGGTGTTCAATGCGCTCGAAGGCATAGAGGGCAGTTCGTTGATGACGGGCTATCACCCGGTCGATACGTCCGCCACCGAGCTGACAGCCAAGCGCGTCAGGCTCAAGAAGCCCAAGGCGGAGGACTTCTGA
- a CDS encoding putative quinol monooxygenase, whose protein sequence is MSTPLNLVAIMKATPGKEAQLHTLLQAALPHFQQEPGCQAYALLVDLEDPTRFVSYETWDDEAALQAHMKAPTLTNAMPVLEKILAEPMQQIRLNQLPGSTL, encoded by the coding sequence ATGAGCACTCCCCTCAACCTCGTCGCCATCATGAAAGCCACCCCCGGCAAGGAAGCGCAACTGCACACGCTGCTGCAAGCCGCCCTGCCACACTTCCAGCAGGAACCCGGCTGCCAGGCCTACGCCCTGCTGGTCGACCTGGAAGACCCGACGCGCTTCGTGTCCTACGAAACCTGGGACGACGAGGCGGCGCTGCAAGCGCACATGAAAGCGCCGACCCTGACCAATGCCATGCCGGTGCTGGAGAAGATCCTGGCCGAGCCGATGCAGCAGATCCGGTTGAATCAGCTGCCGGGGAGTACGCTGTAA
- a CDS encoding ABC transporter permease subunit: MTELTLDTAAPAAAKGRRWRLTPLCLVLPGVLFLAVFLLYPSLQLLAVSLKDPRSGAWTLAAFHKVFSGGVYTRTLFSTFNAALQTTLLCLLLGYPLAYWLARLSPRRQRLTALFVLLPFWTSALVKNFAWLVFLGRNGVVNDLLVAAGFAPAELLFQHATVIFAMVHTMLPLAVVVMLPIMNQIDQRLGQAADTLGASAPQRFWRIYLPLSMPGAAAAGLLTFIASLGFFIVPTLLGGTRDTQLSQLIIVQINQLQNWQMGAAIAVMLVAAALASCFVYDRTFGLSTLSRDTAGRRAGSGLVRGLGMGIGRIMGDLCDALARPLGTRRAGWLLSSYAWLTLAVLVVPILAFIPMAFTASTFLSFPPTRFSLHWFAQYLQSPVWMGATLRSFGIGIASAMITLPMATLAAFGLARSRTRLGGVAFLIFMLPMIIPPIVISVSLFYLFAHLSLVATNLGIIIGHTVIALPMAFVVVLATFKHYDWRLDQAAATLGAAPWRVFCKVTLPLIKGGLCAGAVTAFLQSFEELTVAMFIGGGLKTTLPKQMWDDILLQVSPTLAAASVVVLLIVCALFGLMEWLRPAERD; this comes from the coding sequence ATGACCGAGCTGACCCTGGACACCGCTGCGCCCGCCGCCGCCAAGGGCCGTCGGTGGCGACTGACGCCGCTGTGCCTGGTGCTGCCTGGCGTGTTGTTTCTCGCGGTGTTTCTGCTGTATCCATCCTTGCAGCTGCTGGCGGTGAGCCTCAAGGACCCGCGCTCGGGCGCCTGGACCCTGGCCGCCTTCCACAAGGTGTTCTCCGGCGGCGTGTACACCCGCACGCTGTTCTCGACCTTCAACGCGGCCCTGCAGACCACCCTGCTGTGCCTGCTGCTCGGCTACCCGCTGGCCTATTGGCTGGCGCGCCTGAGCCCGCGCCGCCAGCGCCTGACCGCCTTGTTCGTGCTGCTGCCGTTCTGGACCAGCGCGCTGGTGAAGAACTTCGCCTGGTTGGTGTTCCTCGGCCGCAACGGTGTGGTCAACGACCTGCTGGTGGCCGCAGGCTTTGCGCCCGCCGAGCTGCTGTTCCAGCACGCCACAGTGATCTTCGCCATGGTCCACACCATGCTGCCATTGGCCGTAGTCGTGATGCTGCCGATCATGAATCAGATCGACCAGCGCCTCGGCCAAGCCGCCGACACCCTCGGTGCCAGCGCGCCGCAACGCTTCTGGCGCATCTACCTGCCGCTGTCGATGCCCGGTGCGGCTGCCGCAGGCCTGCTGACCTTCATTGCATCGCTGGGTTTTTTCATCGTGCCCACCCTGCTCGGCGGCACCCGGGACACCCAGCTCAGCCAGTTGATCATCGTGCAGATCAACCAGCTGCAGAACTGGCAGATGGGTGCCGCCATCGCCGTGATGCTAGTGGCGGCCGCGCTGGCCAGCTGCTTCGTCTATGACCGTACCTTCGGCCTTTCCACGCTGTCCAGAGACACCGCTGGCCGACGCGCCGGCAGCGGCCTGGTGCGCGGCCTGGGCATGGGTATCGGGCGAATCATGGGTGACCTCTGCGACGCCCTCGCCCGGCCGCTCGGCACGCGCCGCGCCGGCTGGCTGCTGTCCAGCTATGCCTGGCTGACCCTTGCTGTGCTGGTGGTGCCGATCCTCGCGTTCATCCCCATGGCCTTCACCGCGTCGACCTTCCTCTCGTTCCCGCCCACCCGCTTCAGCCTGCACTGGTTCGCCCAGTACCTGCAGTCGCCGGTGTGGATGGGCGCCACCCTGCGCTCGTTCGGTATCGGTATCGCCAGCGCCATGATTACCCTGCCCATGGCCACCCTCGCCGCGTTCGGCCTGGCGCGCAGCCGCACCCGCCTGGGCGGCGTGGCCTTCCTGATCTTCATGCTGCCGATGATCATCCCGCCCATCGTCATCTCGGTGTCACTGTTCTACTTGTTCGCCCACCTGTCATTGGTGGCGACCAACCTGGGCATCATCATCGGCCACACGGTAATCGCCCTGCCGATGGCCTTCGTGGTGGTGTTGGCAACGTTCAAGCACTACGACTGGCGTCTCGACCAGGCCGCCGCGACCCTCGGTGCGGCGCCATGGCGGGTGTTCTGCAAGGTGACCTTGCCGCTGATCAAGGGCGGCCTGTGCGCCGGCGCGGTGACCGCCTTCCTGCAATCGTTCGAGGAGCTGACCGTGGCCATGTTCATCGGTGGCGGCCTGAAGACCACGCTGCCCAAGCAGATGTGGGACGACATCCTGTTGCAGGTCTCGCCGACCCTGGCCGCCGCCTCGGTGGTGGTGCTGCTGATCGTCTGCGCCCTGTTCGGCCTGATGGAATGGCTGCGCCCGGCCGAGCGCGATTGA
- a CDS encoding LLM class flavin-dependent oxidoreductase gives MTTPRHMALATLVQGTGAHPASWMQTGTLDDASTSIEHFIAMARLAERGCFDIFFIADTPAARTDNLYAWSRFPMFMNVFEPITLLSALAVATTHIGLGATASTSFMEPYNLARQFASLDHLSHGRAAWNVVTSANDYAARNFGLDKLPPHAKRYDKASEFVDVVEQLWDTWEDDAFVNDRENGLNFIAAKQHPVHHEGEYFTVNGALNIARSPQGKPVIIQAGASETGKDFAARTAEVVFASDPTVEKGKVFYDDLKSRVVKFGRPADSLKILTGLSVVIGATAEEAEAKYQHLQSMIHPDVGRMRLAQDLETDLSDLPLDEPIPEARIPATSNFHRAYFDYIVNMIRVEKLTLREMCMRYERGNVTFRGTAVQVADHMQEWLDGGAADGFMMIFHTMPGGMQDFVEQVVPILQERDLMKREYTGKTLRDHLGLSRPANRHAQ, from the coding sequence ATGACCACCCCCCGCCATATGGCCCTCGCCACTCTGGTTCAGGGCACCGGCGCACATCCCGCGTCGTGGATGCAGACCGGTACCCTCGACGATGCCTCCACCAGCATCGAGCATTTCATCGCCATGGCCCGGCTGGCCGAGCGCGGCTGCTTCGATATTTTCTTCATTGCCGACACACCGGCTGCACGCACTGACAATCTGTACGCGTGGAGCCGCTTTCCGATGTTCATGAACGTCTTCGAGCCGATCACCCTGCTCTCTGCCCTGGCCGTGGCCACCACCCACATCGGCCTGGGCGCCACTGCCTCGACCAGTTTCATGGAGCCCTACAACCTGGCGCGCCAGTTCGCCTCGCTGGACCATCTCAGCCACGGCCGCGCCGCCTGGAACGTGGTCACCAGTGCCAACGACTATGCCGCGCGCAACTTCGGCCTGGACAAGCTGCCACCCCACGCCAAGCGTTACGACAAGGCCAGCGAGTTCGTCGACGTGGTCGAGCAGCTCTGGGACACGTGGGAGGACGACGCCTTCGTCAACGACCGCGAAAACGGCCTCAACTTCATCGCCGCCAAGCAGCACCCGGTGCACCATGAAGGTGAATACTTCACCGTCAACGGCGCCCTGAACATCGCCCGCTCGCCCCAGGGCAAGCCGGTGATCATCCAGGCCGGCGCCTCGGAAACCGGCAAGGACTTCGCCGCGCGCACTGCCGAAGTGGTGTTCGCCTCCGACCCTACCGTAGAAAAAGGCAAGGTCTTCTACGACGACCTGAAAAGCCGCGTGGTGAAATTCGGTCGCCCGGCCGATTCGTTGAAAATCCTCACCGGCCTGTCGGTGGTGATCGGCGCCACCGCCGAAGAAGCCGAGGCCAAGTACCAGCACCTGCAGAGCATGATCCACCCGGACGTCGGTCGCATGCGCCTGGCCCAGGACCTGGAGACCGACCTGTCGGACCTGCCGCTGGACGAGCCGATTCCCGAAGCGCGCATCCCCGCCACCTCCAACTTCCACCGCGCCTACTTCGACTACATCGTCAACATGATCCGCGTCGAGAAGCTCACCCTGCGCGAGATGTGCATGCGCTACGAGCGCGGCAACGTGACCTTCCGCGGCACCGCCGTGCAGGTCGCCGACCATATGCAGGAATGGCTCGATGGCGGCGCCGCCGACGGCTTCATGATGATCTTCCACACCATGCCCGGTGGGATGCAGGACTTCGTCGAACAGGTGGTGCCCATCCTTCAGGAGCGTGACCTGATGAAGCGCGAATACACCGGCAAGACCCTGCGCGACCACCTGGGCCTGAGCCGCCCGGCCAACCGCCACGCGCAATGA
- a CDS encoding ABC transporter substrate-binding protein, with product MADSRNFSRRSVIKGAGITAAAIAAPTVWTGNRAFGADTITVADVGGAVAPAIKSAFYDPFEKETGIKVIGVAHDSDPVTQFKLLVDANTYIWDVSMVTQDHVARLTQPKNYLAELNLPAAQVPDILPGMATNNWLGFSVFGIVMAYNREKFSGNAPASWADYWNPQKFPGRRGLYKSPWGVLEMALLADGVAAADLYPLDVDRAFKKLDAIRNDVAVWWTAGAQNTQTLQNGEVDISDTWSARGYAAIAAGAPLEILWQGLYSVDGWSIPLGTPRLDLARKFVEFCMRPEHQAAYSSLVANGPSNRKAFDIITPERAKVLPSSPENIKGLSEMDAVWWGKNYDAVTERFQEWMLG from the coding sequence ATGGCAGACAGCAGGAATTTTTCGCGGCGCAGTGTGATCAAGGGCGCGGGCATCACCGCTGCTGCCATCGCCGCGCCGACCGTATGGACCGGCAACCGCGCCTTCGGTGCCGACACCATCACCGTGGCCGACGTCGGCGGCGCCGTGGCCCCGGCCATCAAGAGCGCATTCTACGACCCGTTCGAGAAGGAAACCGGCATCAAGGTGATCGGCGTCGCCCACGATTCCGACCCGGTGACCCAGTTCAAGCTGCTGGTGGACGCCAACACCTATATATGGGACGTCAGCATGGTCACCCAGGACCATGTCGCGCGCCTGACCCAGCCCAAGAACTACCTGGCCGAGCTCAACCTGCCGGCCGCCCAGGTGCCGGACATCCTCCCGGGCATGGCCACCAACAACTGGCTGGGCTTCTCGGTGTTCGGCATCGTCATGGCCTACAACCGGGAAAAATTCAGCGGCAATGCCCCAGCCAGCTGGGCCGATTACTGGAACCCGCAGAAATTTCCCGGTCGTCGCGGCCTGTACAAGAGCCCGTGGGGCGTGCTGGAAATGGCCCTGCTGGCCGATGGCGTGGCGGCGGCTGACCTCTATCCACTGGACGTCGACCGCGCTTTCAAGAAGCTCGACGCCATCCGCAACGACGTAGCCGTGTGGTGGACCGCCGGCGCACAGAACACCCAGACCCTGCAGAACGGCGAAGTGGATATCTCCGACACCTGGTCAGCCCGCGGCTACGCCGCGATCGCCGCTGGAGCGCCGCTGGAGATTCTCTGGCAAGGCCTGTACTCAGTGGATGGCTGGTCGATCCCGCTGGGCACGCCGCGCCTGGACCTGGCGCGCAAATTCGTCGAGTTCTGCATGCGCCCGGAGCACCAGGCGGCCTATTCCAGCCTGGTCGCCAATGGGCCAAGCAACCGCAAGGCCTTCGACATCATCACCCCGGAACGGGCCAAGGTCCTGCCCAGCTCGCCGGAGAACATCAAGGGCCTGAGCGAGATGGATGCGGTGTGGTGGGGCAAGAACTATGACGCCGTTACCGAGAGATTCCAGGAGTGGATGCTGGGCTAG
- a CDS encoding ABC transporter ATP-binding protein — translation MQVRTSNIRFATAQTTACELPAPIKLRVERLEKRYGNIPALQALDLEVRSGELLTLLGASGSGKTTLLQVISGLVPPSSGRIVIDGQDQTHTPTHQRGIGVVFQNYALFPHLTVAENVSFALDMRGVSRSDVRQRVGDALAMVGLQDMHRRFPRELSGGQQQRVALARCFVYKPSLILMDEPLSALDRQLRESMQMEIKRLHRETGSTIIFVTHDQDEALALSDRICLMHRGRIEQIDTPQVMYERPGSVAVARFIGISNVIEGTVLGADRLQSADGLLPLPAGHGHTPGEQVALIVRPEHVSLLPGVPGMVQGQVVESVYAGVETRVVLRLPSGNQIVARRAGGTSPLALGTLLGVQWPAQQAHALKA, via the coding sequence ATGCAGGTCCGCACATCGAACATCCGCTTTGCAACCGCTCAAACGACCGCCTGCGAGCTGCCAGCGCCGATCAAGTTGCGCGTGGAGCGATTGGAAAAGCGCTATGGCAATATCCCTGCCCTGCAGGCGCTGGACCTTGAGGTGCGCAGCGGCGAACTGCTGACCCTGCTCGGCGCTTCGGGCTCGGGCAAGACTACGTTGCTGCAGGTCATCAGCGGCCTGGTGCCGCCTTCCAGCGGGCGCATCGTCATCGATGGGCAGGATCAGACTCACACCCCCACGCACCAACGCGGCATCGGCGTGGTGTTTCAGAATTACGCGTTGTTTCCGCACCTGACGGTGGCCGAGAACGTTTCGTTCGCGCTGGACATGCGCGGCGTGTCGCGCAGCGATGTCAGGCAGCGGGTCGGCGATGCACTGGCCATGGTCGGGCTGCAGGACATGCACCGGCGCTTCCCGCGCGAGCTGTCCGGCGGGCAGCAGCAGCGGGTCGCGCTGGCGCGCTGTTTTGTCTACAAGCCGTCGTTGATCCTGATGGACGAGCCGCTGTCGGCGCTGGACCGGCAGTTGCGCGAGTCGATGCAGATGGAGATCAAGCGCCTGCATCGCGAGACCGGCTCGACGATCATTTTCGTCACCCATGACCAGGACGAAGCCCTCGCCTTGTCCGACCGCATTTGCCTGATGCATCGCGGACGCATCGAGCAGATCGACACGCCGCAGGTGATGTACGAACGCCCTGGCAGCGTGGCGGTGGCGCGCTTCATCGGCATTTCCAATGTCATCGAAGGCACGGTGCTCGGCGCCGATCGGCTGCAGTCGGCCGATGGCCTGCTGCCGCTGCCTGCCGGCCACGGCCACACGCCGGGCGAGCAGGTTGCGCTGATCGTCCGCCCCGAGCATGTCAGCCTGCTGCCGGGCGTACCGGGGATGGTTCAGGGCCAGGTCGTCGAGTCGGTCTACGCCGGGGTCGAGACCCGCGTGGTGCTGCGCCTGCCTTCGGGCAACCAGATCGTTGCACGGCGGGCTGGGGGCACCTCGCCCCTGGCGCTGGGCACGCTGCTCGGCGTGCAGTGGCCGGCGCAGCAGGCCCATGCGCTCAAGGCCTGA
- the gabD gene encoding NADP-dependent succinate-semialdehyde dehydrogenase has protein sequence MQLKDSTLFRQQAYVDGAWLDADGGQTIKVNNPATDEILGSVPKMGAAETRRAIEAADKALPAWRALTAKERSNKLRRWFELMIENQDDLGRLMTLEQGKPLAEAKGEIAYAASFIEWFAEEAKRVYGDTIPGHQPDKRLIVIKQPIGVTAAITPWNFPAAMITRKAGPALAAGCTMVLKPASQTPFSALALAELAERAGIPKGVFNVVTGSAGDIGGELTSNPIIRKLSFTGSTEIGRQLMAECAHDIKKVSLELGGNAPFIVFDDADLDKAVEGAIISKYRNNGQTCVCANRLYVQDSVYDAFAEKLKVAVAKLKIGNGLEEGTTTGPLIDEKAVAKVKEHIADALSKGATVLTGGKSLQGNFFEPTVLVDVAKDSAVAKEETFGPLAPLFRFKDEAEVIAMANDTEFGLASYFYARDLSRVFRVAEALEYGMVGINTGLISNEVAPFGGIKASGLGREGSKYGIEDYLEIKYLCISV, from the coding sequence ATGCAGCTCAAAGATTCCACCCTGTTCCGCCAGCAAGCCTATGTCGATGGTGCGTGGCTGGACGCGGACGGCGGGCAGACCATCAAGGTCAACAACCCGGCCACCGACGAAATCCTCGGCAGCGTGCCGAAAATGGGCGCCGCCGAGACTCGCCGTGCCATCGAGGCCGCCGACAAGGCCCTGCCGGCCTGGCGTGCCCTGACCGCCAAGGAGCGCTCGAACAAGCTGCGCCGCTGGTTCGAACTGATGATCGAGAACCAGGACGACCTCGGTCGCCTGATGACCCTGGAGCAGGGCAAGCCGCTGGCCGAGGCCAAGGGTGAGATCGCCTACGCCGCTTCCTTTATCGAGTGGTTTGCCGAAGAAGCCAAGCGCGTCTACGGCGACACCATTCCCGGCCACCAGCCGGACAAGCGCCTGATCGTGATCAAGCAGCCGATCGGCGTCACCGCCGCTATCACCCCGTGGAACTTTCCGGCCGCGATGATCACCCGCAAGGCCGGCCCGGCCTTGGCCGCCGGTTGCACCATGGTGCTCAAGCCGGCTTCGCAGACGCCGTTCTCGGCGCTGGCGCTGGCCGAACTGGCCGAGCGTGCGGGCATCCCCAAGGGTGTGTTCAACGTGGTCACCGGCAGCGCCGGCGACATTGGCGGCGAGCTGACGAGCAACCCGATCATCCGCAAGCTGTCGTTCACCGGCTCGACCGAGATCGGCCGTCAACTGATGGCTGAGTGCGCTCACGACATCAAGAAGGTCTCGCTGGAGCTGGGCGGCAACGCGCCCTTCATCGTGTTCGACGATGCCGACCTGGACAAGGCGGTCGAAGGTGCGATCATCTCCAAATACCGCAACAATGGCCAGACTTGCGTCTGTGCCAACCGCCTGTACGTGCAGGATTCGGTCTACGACGCGTTCGCCGAGAAGCTCAAGGTCGCCGTGGCCAAGCTGAAGATCGGCAACGGCCTGGAAGAAGGCACCACCACTGGCCCGCTGATCGACGAAAAGGCTGTGGCCAAGGTCAAGGAGCATATTGCCGACGCCTTGAGCAAGGGCGCGACTGTGCTGACCGGCGGCAAGTCGCTGCAGGGCAATTTCTTCGAGCCGACCGTACTGGTCGACGTGGCCAAGGATTCCGCCGTGGCCAAGGAAGAGACCTTCGGCCCGTTGGCGCCGCTGTTCCGCTTCAAGGACGAGGCCGAAGTGATCGCCATGGCCAACGACACCGAGTTCGGCCTGGCCTCCTACTTCTATGCTCGCGACCTGAGCCGCGTGTTCCGTGTGGCCGAAGCCCTGGAGTACGGCATGGTCGGCATCAACACCGGCCTGATCTCCAACGAGGTGGCGCCGTTTGGTGGCATCAAGGCCTCGGGCCTGGGCCGCGAAGGCTCCAAGTACGGCATCGAGGACTACCTGGAAATCAAATACCTGTGCATTTCGGTCTGA
- the gabT gene encoding 4-aminobutyrate--2-oxoglutarate transaminase — protein MSNKTNESLMQRRTAAVPRGVGQIHPIFADSAKNASVTDVEGREFIDFAGGIAVLNTGHVHPKVIAAVEAQLHKLTHTCFQVLAYEPYVEVCEKINAKVPGDFAKKTLLVTTGSEAVENAVKIARAATGRAGVIAFTGAYHGRTMMTLGLTGKVVPYSAGMGLMPGGVFRALYPNELHGVSVDDSIASIERIFKNDAEPRDIAAIIIEPVQGEGGFYVAPKAFMARLRALCDQHGILLIADEVQTGAGRTGTFFAMEQMGVAPDLTTFAKSIAGGFPLAGVCGKAEYMDAIAPGGLGGTYAGSPIACAAALAVMEVFEEENLLDRSKAVGERLVTGLRNIQAKYPVIGDVRALGAMIAVELFEGGDTHKPNAAAVAQVVAKARDKGLILLSCGTYGNVLRVLVPLTAEDSLLDKGLAIIEECFAELG, from the coding sequence ATGAGCAACAAGACCAACGAATCATTGATGCAACGCCGTACCGCCGCCGTGCCGCGCGGGGTTGGCCAGATTCACCCGATCTTCGCCGACTCGGCGAAGAACGCTAGCGTCACCGACGTCGAAGGCCGTGAGTTCATCGACTTCGCCGGCGGCATCGCCGTACTCAACACCGGCCACGTCCACCCGAAAGTGATCGCCGCCGTCGAGGCGCAACTGCACAAGCTGACCCACACCTGCTTCCAGGTGCTGGCCTACGAGCCGTACGTCGAAGTGTGCGAAAAAATCAACGCCAAGGTGCCGGGCGACTTCGCCAAGAAGACCCTGCTGGTAACCACCGGCTCCGAAGCGGTGGAAAACGCCGTGAAGATCGCCCGTGCTGCCACCGGCCGCGCCGGCGTGATCGCCTTCACCGGCGCCTATCATGGCCGCACCATGATGACCCTGGGCCTGACCGGCAAGGTCGTGCCGTACTCGGCCGGCATGGGCCTGATGCCAGGCGGCGTGTTCCGCGCGCTGTACCCCAACGAACTGCACGGCGTGAGCGTCGACGATTCGATCGCCAGCATCGAACGCATCTTCAAGAACGATGCCGAGCCGCGTGACATCGCTGCAATCATCATCGAGCCGGTGCAGGGCGAAGGCGGCTTCTACGTCGCACCCAAGGCCTTCATGGCCCGCCTGCGCGCCCTTTGCGACCAGCACGGCATCCTGCTGATCGCCGACGAAGTGCAGACCGGCGCCGGTCGTACCGGCACCTTCTTCGCCATGGAGCAGATGGGCGTTGCGCCTGACCTGACCACCTTCGCCAAGTCCATCGCCGGCGGCTTCCCGCTGGCCGGTGTGTGTGGCAAGGCCGAGTACATGGACGCCATTGCCCCAGGCGGCCTGGGTGGCACCTATGCCGGCAGCCCGATCGCCTGCGCCGCTGCACTGGCAGTGATGGAAGTGTTCGAGGAAGAGAACCTGCTGGACCGCAGCAAGGCGGTGGGCGAGCGCCTGGTGACCGGCCTGCGCAACATTCAGGCGAAGTACCCGGTGATCGGTGATGTGCGCGCCTTGGGCGCAATGATCGCAGTCGAGCTGTTCGAAGGCGGCGACACCCACAAGCCGAACGCCGCGGCCGTCGCCCAGGTGGTGGCCAAGGCGCGCGACAAGGGTCTGATCCTGTTGTCGTGCGGTACCTATGGCAACGTATTGCGCGTGCTGGTGCCGCTGACTGCTGAAGATTCGCTGCTGGACAAAGGCCTGGCAATCATCGAGGAATGCTTCGCCGAACTGGGCTGA